Proteins encoded in a region of the Flavobacterium sp. PMTSA4 genome:
- a CDS encoding lysozyme inhibitor LprI family protein, whose protein sequence is MRNSILLLLLLIGGVVVGQTQKEMNDSAFVAYEKADAELNKVYQELVAQLDAEETKLLITAQRYWIGYRDAHCEFEKKPSEGGSIQPLVYATCLTEVTEQRIKELKASLLSRKER, encoded by the coding sequence ATGCGAAATAGTATTTTGTTGTTGCTCTTGCTGATTGGTGGTGTGGTAGTAGGACAAACTCAAAAAGAGATGAATGATTCGGCTTTTGTGGCTTATGAAAAAGCTGATGCTGAGTTGAACAAGGTGTATCAGGAGTTGGTAGCTCAACTGGATGCCGAGGAAACCAAATTACTGATTACGGCACAGCGCTACTGGATAGGGTATAGAGATGCTCATTGTGAGTTTGAGAAGAAACCCTCAGAAGGTGGAAGCATTCAGCCATTGGTATACGCTACCTGCTTAACGGAGGTTACCGAGCAACGAATAAAGGAGTTAAAGGCGAGTTTGTTATCGAGGAAAGAACGGTAG
- a CDS encoding GIY-YIG nuclease family protein — MIEYTEGIYTYYVYILTNKSRSVLYTGVTNNLKTRLQQHREKTNLNSFTSKYNVHYLIYFEKFTWIQLAIEREKEIKNLSRAKKLALIMEQNPNMDFWEF; from the coding sequence ATGATAGAATACACCGAAGGCATTTATACCTACTACGTTTACATTCTTACTAATAAGAGTAGGTCGGTATTATATACAGGTGTTACTAATAATTTAAAAACACGATTGCAGCAACATAGAGAAAAAACAAACCTAAATAGTTTTACATCAAAATACAATGTACACTATCTCATCTATTTTGAAAAATTTACTTGGATTCAATTAGCAATTGAAAGAGAAAAAGAAATTAAAAACCTTTCGAGAGCTAAGAAGTTAGCACTAATAATGGAACAAAATCCTAACATGGACTTTTGGGAGTTTTGA